TTGCGTGGCTCTTGTCTGCTCTGTATAGATGGGCTGGGTCTTTTACTTGGTTGCTGAATGAACAAGCTGAGCCATCTGCATGGTTCTATATCATTTCAGACCGGTTCTGGAGGGTCCCAATCAGTGAGCCTGAAGTGCTGCTCAGTAGCTTCCTGGAACGCTTCAGGAGCGCCTGTCTGCTGGAACTGCAGCTTCCAGCAATGAAGCCTGAGGACCTGAAAGCTATGGTGAGAATAACTGCATTGGCACTGGAAGGTCAGAATGTCCAATAACTGAGATTAATGGCAGCagcctgaagaaaaaaaatcttcatgtGTTGCATGAgttaaacatttcctttttgcacccacaatatttcagtatttttttttttgataatattCACTGAATGCCAGAAGCAAAAATATGGGTTCTctgaattgtacatttttttgtgtttgggttttatttacagtatttggtTTCCGCTGTACCATGTAACAAGTGTCTGCTCTGCTCCCCAGTCCTTAACCGAGGAAGCCATTGGAGTGCTGCTCCAGCTGGTAGAGGATGAGCAACAAAAAGGTGACTCCCCCCTGGTTCAGCTAAGTGCCGAGCCACTGTCTGTGCAGGTAGCCGCCTGCATTGTGGCCCTTTGTGGTTGGGCTGCCAGGTAACAGAAAACAGGGCATCCTTACTCACAGTGCTTTGACTCATTCAGTTCTCAGGGGGACCTTCTGTAGTACttgtaaatgttacataatctacatttttaaaaatttgaacgAAGTGTAACCTCTGTAGGAGTTTATTATtcacattaataatacattaatgTCAGATATagagttgcacattattttcttttcttcctgcaGCCCTTCCCTGAGTTCTTTGCACCTGCCCATTCTCACCTGCTCCTACTGTTTGCGCAAAGTGGGACTCTGGAGTTTCCATCAAATAGAGGGTATGATTGCTGACACGGATAGCTCCTTTGAAGCCCCCACCACTCCTGTGTCTGGACAGGAAGTGCGAGGGGACAGactaacccccacctcccccacatGCCGCATGAAGCTACGCAGCCAGGACATCATGCGCACTCATGAGCAGGTTTGTCTGTCGAGAGCTCAGAGCTCTGAAACCATAGGTCTTTAAGGAAAAAGTTTCAAAATGCTACCAAATATGAATATGTagaaaacacctttttttttttcagatggaaTCTAGCCCGTCTCCAGTGATGGGCCGAATGCGGAGCAGAGACACGCCCAGCCCTAGTGAAGAGCTGCCCAGCCCAATGATTAGGGGCAAAAGGCCTGTCACTCGCAGTCGAGGACAGGGAGACACGGCAGGGCAAGAGGTACCTTCCAGCCCACAGCGGAAAGCCAAGCGTCTGCGGctttcctcctccagcagtTCGGTAAGGCAACACAGTGCAAACTTTTTTATGGTCCATAGTGTAACTTCTGCTGTCACCttgagccaccacctgcttcctTGATCATGTCCATTCTCTTCCCTTACAGTCATTTtccacaatatttattttttatttcttctaaattgaatttttcacagttttctggTTGCTTCCTATCTTACTTTAAAACTGCTGACATATCACCACTGTTAAAGAAACCTTCTCTGGATTCAGTACAGGTCAGAATTTCAGTCCAGTCTCctcttctcccttttttttcaACACTCCTGAATGTGCAGCTTATATTCTCCATTTGGTTAAAGCAGCCTTCATTCCTTCAGTCATCATTGTATTTGTCCTCTCTGCACCATTttcactgtcaaccaccagatccTGCTTTTCTCTCTAGAATAGTTTGGAATCAAAGgatcagcactgaaatggtttgagtcttactTATCAGATAGATCCTACAAGGTGGTTTAAGATGCACCCTTTCTTCCCCTTAGTCTTTCTGaactggtgttctgcagggtCAGTGGCTTCTTAGTCTTCTCCAGCTACACCACTTCCTGTCTTTATTTCCTGCAGGAGGTTCTCCTTTCATTGCTATACTGATGATACCTagctcttcttctcttttaCCCCATCCGCGATAGAAGTATCCTCTCATGTTGCAGCTTacctctcagacatctctgcttggatgactgaGTTTCGTCTACAGCACAGTCCGTTCAAAACTGAGGTCTTTCATCTCCCAGTAGATCCAGCCACCTGTTAGAAACTCTGTATATGCTTCATTGATCAAAAGCTTGGGAGTAACAACTCAAGACTATGCTTCTCCCAGCACACCGAATCCATAGCTTGATCTGCCTTCTGCCAATGTCTCACAATACACTCTACACAGCTTTTGGTCCAAACCGTGGTGATGTCCTGGCTGCACTACTGCAACTGTCTCCTATCTAGTAGATTCTATCAAGCCTCTCCATCTGATTCAGAATGCTGTTGCAAGAATTGTGAGAATCTGCCAATGGATTCCTTTGTATTTCCCCTGCTTGTCTCTCTTAATTGGCTTCTGGTAGCTGTCTGTATGAAGTTCAgaactctggttatggcctacactCTAATTCCTAATGGGTCTGATCACTCCCTGTACCCTAGCAAGAATTCCATGCTTCACCACCTGTGGTGAAGTTGTCCCAATCAAGTTtctaaaatacacttttgtttactcagagaaatatgttgcttcagagaaaaagcatctgctaaatgaataaatgtaatacagttaTACAATTTTATGAAATTAGATATGCGCCTAGTAGTGATTGAAAACACCTTTTTGCGCTTCCAGGAAACCTCCATGCATAGGGGTGTGTTTGACCCAGTTGCACAGCATAGAGACTGGTGTCCGTGGGTGACCACAGTTGATGGGGATGCCAACAAGGAACTGCAACTTGATGAAACACAATCCTCGCTGTTTGACTTGGAACGCCCaatacaaggctggagggcagcTCTCCAGCTGTTTCTATCCCTGAAGAGGCCCATCAGCCCAGCTGGGCCCAGTTCTTCTCAGGTAACGTCACATAGTGGTGCCTGTCCAGGGAGAACATGGGAACCAACCTTTCGATCAAAGATTTGCAATGTCATTCTTTCTGGAAGGCTACTgcttaaaaaaggaaagaaatctttgtattttaaatttcttttgtactgtaatttctcattttcttttgtcCTTTAGGGCCTTCATGACAAATCCAAGGGAGTGTTTAAGATCTTTCACCAGTGGCAGCTTTCTTCCTCTACCCAGTAGATCTGCAGTTTGTATGCAGTATTTGCTGTTAAGTCTTTTTTTGTAGAGTCATTACCTGGTGTCAGAGCTTCACCTCTACCCCTTCCTTCCTATACACTTCCCTTTTGGTGAACCATAATTTCTGTCTGAAAAAGAGGAGATTGTGTGTCATACTGGTTGCATCAAGTGTGCCAGAGCAGCAGTTCTGAACATAGGCCAAAACAGTGCTTGTTCTATCGTACTATTTTAACATGTggacagttttcatttttcaggaTCCTAAGACCATCTCAGTTTAGGCAGAGTTAAGGGGGAGAGATTTTATCAACTATACTGTACCAATAAGAACACATACAATGGACTGAATGTGTAAACGGCAGACGGAATGAGAATTAAGTGTGTAAAACAAGGTTTGAGGAGAAGTGTGCAGAGACTAGAAAGCACAGAGACTGGAGAtagttgtttacattttatgaattGTTGTATACTTTTTAAACACTGAAGTGTAACTGCTGTTTCAACAACCTAAATCCATTTTCTTACTGACCTGAGTCAAATGTCAGCGTATAGGATTGAGCTGTAGACTAATTGTTTGCAGGAGTTAACTCTTTCCTATtgcatattttccttttgtgaaATCTATTTTGATTAGAATACAACcattaaaaacatctgtttcaagcttttttaataaatgacttttttccatTACGTTTATATTCTGCATTACTTTTACCCTATTAtgatcttttattttatttattatcttttatttttctgacacctttgtccagggaAACCTGCAATGTAAGACTAGAAAGTTAACAGAAATTTAGGTAGTCATGCAGAAGGAAAACTAGTTGTATAACTCAAGGTACTTTCATACTTTGACTTTACAGGAGTTGGATTCAATCCCGGAATGGTTTCACATGATAAAGGGGCAGCCCTAAACAGTGACCTGCTgctacaatatacagtatatataacttaatttttttacgGTATACAGATAACAGCTATTCATATTTGTAttacatttgtaaatttaaCAAAAGCATTATGAAAAGCTTCCCTATATGTCGCAAATCTTTTCTAATGATAAAACCTGGATCTGTTTGATGGATTTTATGAAATGTCACACTGAAACTTCactccagaaactactaggggtGGGACTGAGTGGGAATCCTAAATAGCAATGATAAACACTGTACTGCCCCTTTCATGTTCTTATTCCTGAGACTGCACCTTGACCCTTGGCTATACTGCAGGTGTGTTTTCACAGGTTATTTAAGGTTGCTGCATAAATTATTCACTTGCATAAAGGTGTTTCTTTCCAGAATTGTGCCAGACACAGCTGAACAGAACTTGCAGGCCTGTTATCCGATTCCAAAGATCAGGTTAGTCCAGCGATGGTGCAGTGTGACTTATCAGACAGGAAGGCTCCTCATCTCAGGAGATAAGGAGGATTGCTGAACTGTAAAACAATTTTCTTTTGATGCCTCAGGAGCAGAATCACGGTAGGAATTAAAAcggcactgatttttttttttttttttttttggcaccaCTTATTgttaacaaatatattttacaaagtgATTATGCTATTTACATTTGGTGGATTTTCTTTAATTAGTCCATTGGCAGTGTATGTTGTTGCTCATGACTACACAGCAGTCAACTTTCACTTTCCTCTTAAATTATGTCTAACACAGAGGGAACTATGGATCACCCATGacttatttaaatacataaacattaaaatacagctTGTAGGGTGGGGTCCCTCTTCCATCGGTACCAAAAGATGAGGTTATTCGGTGTAACTGGAAGTGTCTGCTGCCAGGTGAAGTAATTCCATCCTGTTGCAGAGACAACATGGCCACTGTGTTACTTTTACTGGAGTGGAGGGGGTGCTTGAATgcctaaataaaaacaacatgttttttATGGAAGTAAACATTTTGCCAAATTAAACATCTGCAGTGGAGGAAGCTGTACTGAATtgaaatcttgttttttttactcggtggcacagcaggtaatgccctttacctcacagctcctgggctctgtgttaggatgtaggtttgaatctggctcactctgtgtgtagtttgcatgtactTACCATGTTCGCAtagatttcctcccacagtccaaagatatgtgtggaagaaggggaTGGAAAACCTCTTCTGATACCCATGTGAGGGAATGCCATGAGTTGTCTGACTTTCCCTTTCCTCATTTGGTGTTTGCTTTTTggggatggatagatagatagataagcACTGCTCAAATTTGTGCAGCTGCGAACTCTTTGTATGCTTATTTCATGCTTATGGTGTCATAGTGATTAATGGTTTTACTTGATCTCATTCAGGAGTTTTCTTTTTGACATCACACAAGTGAATATTGTGGCTGCTACTGAGAAGGTTAAAAGTGCTCAGATGGCCTAGTACAATGAATGCTAAGGCCTGCCATGATTCTGAATCTGAATAGCGATCCAAATTTTTATGCAAACTCAAAGTCCTTTTGACACATGTGCAGGTTCAAGTTACATACAAGTGCCAAGAACAAATGCACCCATGAGAATGCTCCAAGTGAAAGGCTTCCTTGCACATCAACAAACTACTgcattgttgtgtttttgtctctTATATTTGTGTTGAGGAATGTCatattctgtcattttaaagcttgaaataaaatgtgtgatcATGCTACTTGGTGACATAAGCTGAGAGATGCAGTCAGTATTGAATCCTGAATGGCTGGCTGCTCAGTGAGCGTTGCCCATAACCATGAAGTATTTTGTGAAGATTTGGTGCTGATGCTGTTGATTTTTAGGTCAAGTGGATAATAATAGCACAGCATTGCAAGACTGCAGCCTGACAGTCATGTCCTTAATCCTTATTTCAGAGTATCACTGTTCCGTCAGTCCAAATGTTACACAGGGGATTTGCTCCCTTATTTCAGTATGGCGTTTTACACAATGTATTAAAaacaatgtagaaaaaaaactttaaaaaaaaaaaatgaaaaacgttTACTGTTATGCGATTTATATCTTACTTAAGCATGTTAAGTTGCTTGGAAGCAAATTTAACTATTTTTGAAATGTGCACATGACTACACTAAACTGGCCTTATGagttataaattatttatactgtTGACAGGAGATGTGTTTCTCAGTGACAGGTGGAAACTCGCTCCTCGAGGCCATAAATAATATGTCTGTGTCAGAAGTACCACAGCTGGTGATAATCGTGAAAATATACCTTTCTTTCAGTGGTGCTCATTCACTAAGCAGCTATATTCCTCCAACCCCCAGTGCTGTATTTGACAATCACATGGTTGACCCTTGGAGTGATCCACATAAAAACCAGAAGACTGAGGATGATGTAATTAACAGGGAGGCAAAGGCAACAGTTAAACATGTTGGCTGATGCAGTTTCATGGATTTTTATAGCTTTAGTatgctgtgtttcatttttgttttctagaCTCCCATCATTGGCCTCACAATAGTGGTACATTTTGAAATCGTCAATGCTGATTTTTAAGTGTATGGTAAAGGTTCAACTAGTTATCTGCTTCTGAATAACAAGTTTCAATGGTTCAGGTTaattgataattttttttaaacacacacacacacattttcagaaccgcttgtcccatacagggtcacggggaaccggagcctacccggcaacacaaggcgtaaggccggagagggaggggacacacccaggacgggacgccagtccgtcgcaaggcaccccaagcgggactcgaaccccagacgcactggagagcaggacccggtccaacccactgcgccactgcgccaccgccccccccccttttttttgaaTAGTTTATTGGAAAATTCAAATGAGGAAAATATTAATGGACTTTGAATTGTAAAAGTTTGGTATGATATATCTACCTAtctacacacatgcacactgggCTGCTTCTCCCAGGTGGGGTCATGGTGGGCTGGGGCCTGGCCTggcctgtcctgtcctggcggGGGGGGCAGGCCCAGGGCAGGCTGCGGGTTGGTTGCAGGGAACCCCAaggagggcttgaaccccagacctgccagagggtaggccctggccaagcctgctgtgccactgcacccccctccacctctcCATTCAtaatcagtaaccacttgtccaatgtagTGTCACacttatacagtatacagtacatttaatcattatcaataattagCGGTCGTGgtggactggagcctatccttgaAGGCTAGTGCGCAAAGTCAGACCATTGTAAGGTAGCCACACAAGGACACTTACTATAGAGCTGGTAGCACaatggacccaaaggttgcaggttcaaatctcacctccactTTAGtatccatgagcaaggtacttaccctaaattgcaccagtaaaattgcccagctgtgtaagtgggtaaataattgtaagtagcttgacattgtaagctgtctttggagaaaagcatcacttaaatgaataaatgtaaagtgcagCCAGCTTGGATATGGCTCATGTCTCCAAAACACAATTTGGATTTAATatttgggcagcatggtggcacagcaaatagcactgctgtctcacagcgcctaggtgatgcgagaggatgtaggtttgatccctgctcagtctgtgtggagtttgcatgttctccccgtgtctgcgtgggtttcctccaggtgctctggtttcctcccacagcccaaagatgctgtcaggttcacccagtgtgtgtgacagagagagtgtgttccactgatgtatggatgagtgacccattgtaagtagtgtatctagcagtgtaaattaccttggtgaataaggtgtgtgggctgataacactacatagttcattggaaattcAAATTgcttggaggaaagcgtctgttaaatgcaCAGCATGTATGTTGTGTAACTATAGAACACATATGACTTATAATGCATGAACTTGATTGTGAAACCAATGTTCCGTTTAAGCGaaaatgttctctctgtgtttctaCCATATCGGATataatcatattttatttagctcatgTCTACGGAAACTCTCAGGTCAGACAAAATAACACCATGAAAACTACACTTGAGCGTTGGCGATTTCTTTTGACGTAAGCAGCGTTTTTATTGTCCTGCCGGCGCATTCGTGTGAGGTCATGCGCGGAGGGATCGCAGCTTCAGGACAGAGAGAGAACGGGGGGCTTCGAGAGACACAAATTGCTGCGGAGAGAAAGTGAGGGGGGGAGACGTGAAAAGATTGCAAACAGTCTGCAGTTTCGcaggcaaatgaaaaataacgaATAATACAGCAGGAGAGCGTCAGAGCGAGCGACCGAGGAAACCGCTGCATCGGTGTGCAGAGGAATATAAAAATGTCGTCTCCGAGTCCGGGTAAAAGGCGAATGGACACCGATGTGGTGAAACTGTATCCTTTCACAACATAAACAAGGGAACGGACGCGCAGGAACGATCGGCTCGGTTATTATGACAGCTACAGTGACACAGTGCTACAAGCGTACACAGCCCTTTTATAAATTATGGTATATTCTAGGTGAGAGGCGTGTGGTGCAAGACGATTAAAATCATGTCGGCAAGGTTAATGTTAAAGatctttttcttaaatttctacaaaaagtgaaatttgtATGGATCGTCAAGTGATCGCCCGATTGTGTGCCTGATCTGATGTCATTTCTCCAGCTGCTGGCTTGTTTTACCAGGTCATTGCAAGGCTTTGGCCCTCAGACATGAGCTCTGGGGAATCATGCTGTTCTCATTTGTTTGTAGAGTAGAGAAGAGGTATCGCGGCATCAGCAAGGCTTCATCAGGACTGTGTGCCTCCCATTCCTTGCTCCTGCCTTTAATAATATAGGTTACGTCTGTATTCACAGCGTTCGACAGCCATATGTTAGGTCAGAGCACTAGTAGCTCAAAGCTTGGGCGCCTACGTTTACCTGGGTAACTTAAACAGTGTTTGATACATACTAGGCCCTAGTAGTATTTCCCCTTTGTAATGCGACAAATTATGTACTTATCCTTCAGAATAATGATTCAGCTGGCCGTGTTTACAAACGTAAATGTCTTTTATGACCTAGTTCACCCTTGTTTACCATTTGGACTTATGTAAAACTGTCACTGCTCAGTCTCAGTAGCGCGGAATGATTcgtaatggtgtgtgtgtgtgtatctatgaTGTCTATGactatgtgtatatatatatatcatatggATACTGTGTGTGAACGTGCTGCTCTATTTTAATTATGGACATATACATGGAGCAGGAATCGTTCGTGCCCAGTTT
Above is a genomic segment from Scleropages formosus chromosome 2, fSclFor1.1, whole genome shotgun sequence containing:
- the zc3hc1 gene encoding zinc finger C3HC-type protein 1 — protein: MEPTMNGHTVKYCEGKELGVGPNMATLESRSSSLDDLHEKTKSPQVSGQKVRELLNEGMASDDVTRNQVDQDQATPAADPNGTSQRPSEAVSKEGFFSRVESYTCMKWAGKPSALSPLKCARYGWINVDCDMLKCSSCQAFLCVSLQPTRDIQKYEENLSELTKLLQSQHEKFCFWPDCPCPDRFWRVPISEPEVLLSSFLERFRSACLLELQLPAMKPEDLKAMSLTEEAIGVLLQLVEDEQQKGDSPLVQLSAEPLSVQVAACIVALCGWAASPSLSSLHLPILTCSYCLRKVGLWSFHQIEGMIADTDSSFEAPTTPVSGQEVRGDRLTPTSPTCRMKLRSQDIMRTHEQMESSPSPVMGRMRSRDTPSPSEELPSPMIRGKRPVTRSRGQGDTAGQEVPSSPQRKAKRLRLSSSSSSETSMHRGVFDPVAQHRDWCPWVTTVDGDANKELQLDETQSSLFDLERPIQGWRAALQLFLSLKRPISPAGPSSSQGLHDKSKGVFKIFHQWQLSSSTQ